In Pengzhenrongella sicca, a single genomic region encodes these proteins:
- a CDS encoding carbohydrate ABC transporter permease, producing the protein MTGKFLTMVLAVLIFVAVVGVILFIASRAERRSGKGVALMFLLPTAVMLGIGLLYPAGRTILQSFYDAAGTSFIGLGNYETIFTSSDQLVVLRNTALWVLVTPFVATAIGLLYAILVDGARGEAAAKALIFLPMSISFVAASIIWKFIYAYRPDQPGVEQIGLLNQLLVWLGGTPQQWLVSAPLNTLFLIVVMIWIQAGFAMTILSASIKAIPEDVIEAARLDGVNAFGMFRFVTLPSIRPSVVVVLTTIAIGTLKVFDVVRTMTGGQFDTSVVANEFYSQSFRSDNQGLGAALAVLLFILVIPIVVYNVRQMRASEAR; encoded by the coding sequence ATGACCGGGAAATTCCTGACCATGGTTCTCGCTGTGCTGATCTTTGTCGCGGTGGTAGGGGTCATCCTCTTCATCGCATCCCGCGCCGAACGCCGGAGCGGCAAGGGCGTCGCCCTGATGTTCCTGCTCCCGACCGCGGTCATGCTCGGCATCGGCCTGCTCTACCCGGCCGGCCGGACGATCTTGCAGTCCTTCTACGACGCGGCCGGCACCTCCTTCATCGGCCTGGGCAACTACGAGACGATCTTCACGTCGTCCGACCAGCTTGTCGTGCTGCGCAACACCGCGCTGTGGGTGCTGGTCACCCCGTTCGTCGCGACCGCCATCGGCCTGCTCTACGCGATCCTGGTCGACGGGGCTCGCGGCGAGGCCGCGGCCAAGGCCCTCATCTTCCTGCCGATGTCGATCTCGTTCGTCGCGGCGTCGATCATCTGGAAGTTCATCTACGCCTACCGGCCGGACCAGCCGGGCGTCGAGCAGATCGGCCTGCTCAACCAGCTGCTCGTCTGGCTGGGAGGGACCCCGCAACAATGGCTGGTCAGCGCGCCGCTGAACACCTTGTTCCTGATCGTCGTGATGATCTGGATCCAGGCGGGCTTCGCCATGACCATCCTTTCCGCCTCGATCAAGGCGATCCCGGAGGACGTCATCGAGGCCGCCCGCCTGGACGGCGTCAACGCGTTCGGCATGTTCCGCTTCGTCACGCTGCCGAGCATCCGGCCGTCCGTCGTGGTGGTGCTCACGACGATCGCGATCGGGACGCTCAAGGTCTTCGACGTCGTCCGGACGATGACCGGCGGGCAGTTCGACACGAGCGTCGTGGCGAACGAGTTCTACAGCCAGAGCTTCCGCAGCGACAACCAGGGGCTCGGTGCCGCCCTGGCCGTGCTGCTCTTCATCCTCGTCATCCCGATCGTTGTCTACAACGTTCGGCAGATGCGCGCATCGGAGGCACGATGA